The window CGGTCGTTCCGTATTGGGTCATGACATGATCAATAAAAACAATGTAGTTTCCTACGGGTAACTCCTTCATGTCAATTTCAATTGCATTTAGTCCGGATACAATCGTAACTGGCTTACTGTAAACAACTCCTCTGTCTACACGCTTTAAGTAAATAGTAGAGTTGAACTGCCTAGATGCTTTAAAATGAAAGATTGTTTGCTGTTGATCCTTCTTTCTTTCCAAATGAATCTGGTCAATAATAACCGTATCTGCATATACACTATACGCATCCTCATTGTGGGAAATTGGATGATGAGAAACTGCAGCAGATAACCGAATACTAGCCAAAAACAAGAGGAAGAAAGACAACAGGGAAGTTGTCTTGCTACTCATGTACATTAGGGGTTTCCGTGAAATTGCACAATTTTCGGCAGAACTGCTTAATACTTTAGTACGATTTTATACTCTATGGGTTTTGTTTTACTTCTGCAGGGTTTTTAGCTCTTTTTCATAAGCAAACAACATATCCCGCAGACGGGCAGCTTCCATAAAATCCAGATCGCGTGCGGCTTTTTCCATCTCTTTCCGGGTTTTGGCAATCACTTTTTCCAGCTGAGGAATGGTCTTATACTCATACTGCTCTTCTGCCGCAGCATTAACCACACCCTCATCCACCATCGCATAGGGGTTTTTCTCATCATAACCCTTAATATCCAGTACGCTGGTCTGCTTCATGATCTGCTCAATACTCTTCTTCACTGTCTTGGGTGTGATGCCGTGTTCAATATTGTAAGCGATCTGCTTCTCTCTTCTTCGGTTTGTCTCATCAATGGTGCGCTGCATACTCTCTGTCATGGTATCAGCATAGAATATCACAAGGCCTTCTACATTTCGCGCAGCCCGGCCCGCAGTCTGCGTCAGCGATTTTTCATTGCGCAGAAAACCTTCTTTATCTGCATCCAGAATAGCTACGAGCGAAACTTCCGGCAAATCCAACCCTTCCCGCAATAAGTTTACACCTACCAACACATCAATCTCGCCCAATCTTAATTGACGCAGTATCTCTACACGTTCCAGTGTATCCACATCGCTATGGATGTACTTACTCTTGATGCGAATACGACCCAGGTATTTATCCATCTCCTCGGCCATTCGTTTCGTCAGCGTAGTCACCAATACACGATCACCCTTCTTCACGCGTTTATCAATCTCATCCAGTAAATCATCAATCTGGTTCACACTCGGCCTGATCTCAATTGGCGGATCTAACAAGCCGGTTGGTCTTACGACTTGTTCTACCACAACACCACCTGTTTTCTCTAATTCATAATCACCGGGTGTGGCACTTACAAAAACCGTTTGCCCAATCAGGTTTTCAAATTCATGAAAATTAAGCGGACGGTTATCCAATGCAGAAGGTAGTCTGAATCCATAATCCACCAGCACCATCTTTCTGCTTCTATCACCACCATACATACCCGCTACTTGCGGTATGGTTTGGTGACTCTCATCAATAATGCAGAGAAAATCTTTGGGGAAATAATCCAATAAACAGAATGGTCTGGTGCCCGGTCTTCTCCTATCGAAGAAACGCGAATAGTTTTCAATACCATTGCAATAACCCAGCTCTCGCATCATCTCTAAATCATACTCCACTCTTTCTTTTAAGCGCTGCGCTTCTATAACCTTTCCATTGTTCTTGAAGTATTCCACCTGCAGCATCATCTCATCCTGAATCTCATGCATGATTTGCTGCATCATGTCTTTCGGTGCCAGGTATAAGTTTGCGGGGAAGATGGCTGCATTGTCCATTGTACCGATTCGCTTAGCCGTAGTCTTCTCAATACTTTCAATTTCTTCAATCTCATCACCAAAGAATGTAATGCGATAGCCATAATCTACATAAGGCAGATTGATGTCAACCGTATCACCTTTTACGCGGAAAGTACCACGGTTAAAATCACCTTGGCTCCTGCTGTACAAACTACCCACCAATGCATGCAGAAAACCTTGGCGAGAAATAACCTGACCTTTGTGAATACGAATGATACCATTTTCAAACTCAGTAGGGTTACCCATACCATAAATACAACTCACACTCGCCACTACAATAATGTCTCTTCTGCCACTCAGTAATTCAGAAGTTGCTTGTAATCGCAGCTTATCCAATTCTTCATTAATGCTAAGGTCTTTTTCAATATAGGTATCGCTCACCGGCATATAGGCTTCCGGCTGATAGTAATCGTAATAGCTCACGAAATAGCCCACTGCATTGTTAGGAAAGAATTGCTTGAACTCTCCGTATAGCTGCGCTACTAGCGTCTTGTTGTGTGTTAGCACCAGTGTGGGGCGTTGTACGTTTTGAATCACATTGGCCATGGTAAAAGTTTTACCACTCCCGGTTACCCCCAGCAGGGTTTGGAATTGTTCACCTTCCAGAATTGTATCTGTAAGCTGACGAATCGCGCTAGGTTGATCGCCTGAAGGCTGATAGGGTGCATGTAATTCAAAAGGCATGGAACGAAGTTAGCACCTTCAGCAATCTGATATTCATCATTCTCCAACCTGAATTAATTGGTAATTTCATTGCATGAAAAAGATGCTTTGGCTGATTGTCCCTGCTGCCCTCCTGATGAGCTCCTGTGCCAAATCGCAAACAGCCCCACAAACCGATAGTAACTATACCTGGAACCAGTTTTCCATGGGTGTTGATCTATCTTATGTGAATGCAATTGAAGATGCTGGTGGTAAATATTTTCAAAGTAGTGTAGCCAAAGATCCTTTTGCCATTATGCAGTCGATGGGTGCAAATACAGTACGTGTGCGTATCTGGCATAACCCACAATGGCTGGCAGCATTAAACAACAATCGTTTTTACAGCGATCTATATGATGCAGAAAAAACCATTCGCAGAGCCAAGACTTTGGGTATGGCGGTGAACTTAGATTTTCATTATTCTGATGATTGGGCCGATCCTGCACACCAAAATATTCCAGCTGCATGGCAAAACGCCAATTTAGCCGTACTCAAAGATTCTGTGTATCAATACACTTTGCGCGTACTGAATTATCTCGCTGCAAAAAACCTAACACCTGAGATGGTACAAGTGGGCAATGAAACCAATGGTGGTATGCTCTGGCCTATTGGGAGAATTAACAATGATCAGAACTGGTCTTCCTTTGGTCAGCTCATCAATAGCGGCGTGAAAGCGGTACGCAATTTCTCAGCTTCCAGTAGTATTAAGCCTAAGATTATTCTGCATGTTGCACAAATTCAAAATACAAGGGGATGGATACAATCGCTCCAGCAAAAGGGTAATGTTGCTGATTATGATATTCTCGGCGTCTCACACTATTATAAGTGGAGCGATGTGAACAACATGAACAGTATCAGCGATTCAGTACGCAGCCTGCGCAACTACACCGGAAAAGATGTAATGATTGTGGAAACAGCTTTCCCCTGGACCAACGATAATGCAGACAATTACAACAATATGTTGTATCAAACCACGAGTGAAGTAGCCGGCTATGCGATTAGTCCTGCCGGACAAGCAGCTTATCTGCGCGACCTCACACAAGCTGTCATCACAGGTGGCGGAAAAGGTGTGATGTATTGGGAACCTGCATGGATCACTTCCAATCTGCGCGATCCTTGGGGCGTAGGCAGTACTTGGGAGAATGCCACTTATTTCGATTTCAGAGGCAATCTGCTCACAGGTATTGATTACATGAAACGCAAATACATATTTCCTCGTTGATCAATCCACTTCAAACAAAAAAAACTGTGTCTGCTGTAAGGGGGAGAAATTATTATCCGCTACAAAAATCAAACTGCGTTTTCCATTGGGTAGTTTGGGACCCCAGCAAACACCTTCAATATTGTCTATAAATACGCCCAGACTATCCATATTCAACAACAACTTTTTCGTTGCTGGTGTGAATTGACTGTTTGCTGATAAAGATGTTATGTTACGGATATCTGTGGCCTTACTGAAATCAGCCAGAAATACTTTGATCGTACATTGTACACGACCGGTAGAAAATGAACGTTCAATCACCAGAAACTGTCCGTTACCTAAGGAAAAGATATCTGGTATGCCGTTAACGCGAAACGCATTGGCTGGTGTAGGAATAGTTGCTACGGGATCAAGTTGATAGGCATACTCTCCCTGGAACTTTTTGGTTGCCCAGTTGATATCGTAAAAACGCACATAGGCAGTAGTATCGCGCAGATCAGCTCGCGGACCGTCTTCATATCTCGGCTCTTCCAAACTCACGAATAAATGATGTCCATTGGGATGAAAACTCATACCCTCTAACACACCGTTTTGTCTAGGACCAGCTTCAGTAACACGCATGCGTAAATTATCCGGCAGAGCAATCTTGCTTTTATAACCACCTTGCCGATCCACCACATAAATCGCAGGATCAGACAGAATGGTATCTCTTACATTCACAGTTCGTTCACCCTCACTGCTCCACACCAGTAGATTGTCTTTGTGCGCAATACGCATCGCTTCCGGATCAGGCACGTTGAATTTGTCCTGCTTGTTATTGGGGAAGTTTTGTCCAGCCGCATCTTTCAGAAAGAAAACATCTTTGATCAAAACAGTATCAATGCCTTTGTTACTGAGTTTGATAGAGGCCGTATAAAATCGTGCAGGATTGATAGCACTTCTGTCGTCACAAATCAAATAATACAGATCTTGTTTGGCATCGTAATCAATACCAGATAGGCCGCCCACCAATGTCTGCTGCACATTGGTATTGTAAGGCAATACAAACATACCCTTATAGCGCATGCTAAAAGGCGACTGCGCCTTCGCCAGAAGCAAAGACGCAGTCAACAATATGCTGAAACAAATTCTTTTCAAGTCGGTTATTTTATAGCTGCAAGATAGTTTGCTAAATCTTGAATCGCAGCTGCAGTTATCTTGATTTGCTCCTGTGCTTCTTTCCACTCGCGCTGCTCAATGGCTTCGCGAATGCCGGGTAAGGTTTTCACACCATAGCCGGTATAAAAACCCGGCGCATAAATGGTATGACGATACCAAGCCCTGCGTGGTAAACCATTGGGTGATAACAATACTTGCTCAGCTTTGTACAAAGCCTGATTCAATGATGCACTGCCCTGTTGTTTGGCAATAGCAGTAGCATTGCTGTTAGCCGCTTTCTCCAAAGCAGCCAATGCATTTTGCAAAGAAGAAAAGTCTAAATATGGAACAGGTTCCTTAGCAGTGGGTGCATGGTATACTTCAGTTGGATCAGCAGCCAGCACATATTTCTTTTCAGCGATCAATTGATTTTCTACTGCAGTAGTTTCACGCAGCTGATCGGTCAATGCCATCACTTCACCAGCATATCCCTGAATGGTTTTGTGCAAGCTTCTAAAATCAAATGGCACTATATCTGCATTGGCCATACGCAATGCAGCGCGACCAGTCGTTTTTGCCAATGCATGGCAATATGCAAAACCCGGATCTTTAAATCGTGCATAGTGATCGTAAGAATCATAAATAGAATGGTAAGAACCACCTTCGCCTTCACCACCATAACCAATATTCAAAGAGGGAATACCCAAGTGTTGAAAGAAAGGCGAGTAATCAGAACCAGAACCCAGTGCACCCAATTTCAATCCCTTGCTGCTAAGTGCTGCTTTCTTCGCTGCAACAGAACCTGCTCTTGCTGCTTCCTGTGCTTTCTTGCGCTCCAGTACACTCACTTTGGTTTGTGGATCTTCTATATCACGTGCTACTTCTGTAACAAAAGTTTCCAATGCATGTGATCCACCTGCACCCAAGAAACCGCGACTATTTCCATCAGAGTTGATATACACAACTGTTTTCTCTTGCAATTCTTTCGCATGATCTTCCACCCATTCTGTAGAGCCCAACAAACCGGGCTCTTCCGCATCCCAACCGCAGAACACCATGGTACGCTTGGGTCTCCAGCCGGTCTTCATCAGTTCACCCACCGCATACGCTTCTTCTAACAAAGCGGCCATACCACTGATGGGATCATCCGCACCATTCACCCATGCATCGTGATGGTTACCACGAATCACCCACTGATCAGGATACTGTGCACCTTTCACCATCGCAATCACATTATGTGCGGGACGAATCTGCCAATCGAATTCCAGTTTCAAATGCACTTTGGCTTTGCCCGGACCAGCATGATAGGTAATCGGTAATGCACCGCGCCATTCTTCCGGCACAACCGGCCCCTCTAATGCAGACAACAAAGGCAATGCATCTTTATACCCAATTGGCAATACCGGAATCTTCAATAAGTTGGTGGCTTCTTCGCGCTTCAATCTTTTGGCATCAGCTGTAGCGCCCACATTCGGCGTAAGCGGATCACCGGGATAGATCACCATATCCATCACCGAACCACGCTGTGCACCATATTCATTTTTCCATGCACCCTTGGGATATACATCACCTTGGTAATAGCCATCTTCTTTGGGATCAGAATAAATGATACAACCCACTGCACCATGTTCCTGTGCTACTTTGGGCTTAATGCCCCTCCAGGAGCGACCATAACGTGCAATCACAATTTTACCCTTCACATCAATACCCATGCTAGCGAGTTTCTCATAATCTTCAGGCAGACCAAAGTTTACATACACCAGTTCGCCACTCACATCTCCATCGGCACTCCAACAATTGTAAATATCAAGTTGCTCTTTTGTTTGTGCGCTTGTAGCATCTTCCTTCAATGCTGGTTCTTTCAGAATGGCTTTATAAGTAGTAGGGCCTGTCATTTCCAACACCCTTGTCTTAGGTGTAGGAAACAATACCTGATAGGTTTCAATACGTGCATCTAATCCAAATGATTTGAACTTGCTCAACAAGTATTGTGCAACCGCTTCGCCACCGGGTGAACCCACATGGTGTGGTCTGGAGCTCATGTCTTTGATGTACTGACCAATGCGCTGTGCACTTAATTGAGCGTCAAACTTTGCTTCCAATGCGGCTTGCTCTTGTGCTGCTTTGGCTGAAAAGCCGGTAATGGGTTGTTGGGCGAATGCCGATGCGGCCAATAACAATGCCGCACTGAACAAAGATTTTCTCATGTAATTGCTTTATGGGTAATAAATGTAAAAAGAAAAAAGCAGCCCCGATGAGGCTGCTCAAAAAACGATGGATTGATTTTGATCAAATAAACAATAGGACCAAGGTAAGTACAATACCCGCAATGGTGAAATACATACCCTTACGGAAAATGGTGGTACCGGGTAAAAACATCCAAAATGCTGATATCACAAAGAAGAGCAGTGAAACACCAAAGAATACATTCAAGAAGAAAAGCGGCTCAGCCGATTTGGCTTTATGCAACTTGGTTATCTTATTCAGCATCTTAGGTAATTCCTTCACCACATAACTAGCTTCGCCCGTTTGTTTATTGTAGGTGCCATTTTCAAATGCAATTGTAGTTGCATCTTCCTGTTTCACTTTCAACTGCTTGATGCCAATTAACTGTCCCAACTCCTCACCGGTCGCATTAGGCTTTACTGTTTTTTGAATTGTCTTTTCCTGCTTTAAAAAATCAGTGTCTCTAAAAATCAATAGCATACCGCTCAAAGCATAGACTGCCATGATGCCTGCAAGAAAATAACCGAGATAACGATGCCAAATGCGAAACTGCGTACTAGTGTTCATGTTGCTGAAAGGTTTTCTTTTAGACCGGCAATTTGCTTGTTTGTAACATACCATTCATCAAAAACCAGGAAAAAAATCTCCGCAATCGGGAAAAAACAGATTCTCTTGTACTGATTGTGATAATTTTAAACCAAATCAAGCACATGAGCCATCGTTTGCGCATTCTCTTACTGGCATTACTGCCCTTAGCTGTTCTAGCACAAAAGAAGTATTATCCCGATGCCGACTGGCAAACAAAAACGCCTGCCGAGTTGGGCATGAATACACAACTGGTAGATAGTGCCATTCGCCTCGCCATCAATAGTGAAACCAAAATGGATGTAGACCTAAGGCTTGCCAATTACAAAGCCTATGTGCGTGAGCCGGGCTATCAGATATTGGGACCGATGAAAGATCGCGGGAAGCCTGCCGGACTCATCATCAAGAATGGTTATATCATTGGCCAGTGGGGCGATGTGCAGCGTGTGGATATGACTTTCAGCGTAGCGAAAAGCTATTTATCTACTGTTGCTGGTCTGGCTGCAGATGCAAAACTGATTCGCTCTGTAGATGAACCTGTACGCAACTACGTATGGAACGAATATTTTGAAGGTCCACACAACAGCAAAGTCACCTGGCGCCATTTACTAACGCAATCTTCTGATTGGTCGGGCTGTTTGTTTGGTGTATGCGATTGGGCCGACAGGCCGCCACGCGAAGGCAGTATTGATGATTGGCGCAATAGAAAATTGATAGAACCCGGAACCGTGTTTGAATACAATGATGTGCGTGTGAACCTGTTGGCGTATAGCTTACTGCAGGTATTCCGCAAACCATTGCCAACTGTGTTCAAAGAAAAAATCATGGACCCAATTGGTGCATCCACAACCTGGCGCTGGTATGGATATGAGAATTCGTATGTGCCCATGGACGGACTGATGGTGCAATCCATCAGCGGTGGTGGGCATTTTGGTGGAGGTCTTTTCATCAACACAGTGGATCATGCAAGATTTGGTTTGCTCTTTGCACGTCATGGTATGTGGAAGGAACAACAATTGATTTCCAAATCATGGATTGATGCAGCACATCAACCATCCGCTGCCAACAAAGCCTATGGTTATCTCTGGTGGACTAATGAAGATGATCGCCTCAAAGGTTTTCCTAAGCAATTGTTCTATGCGAATGGATTTGGTGGCAACTACATCGTTATTGATCAGGAAAAAGATCTGGTGATTGTGGCCAGATGGTTGGATGATAGTAAACTAAGTGATCTGGTGAATTTGGTTGAGAAAGCCATCACCAAATAAAAAAGCAGAAACAAAAATCCCCACAGTTTTGTGGGGATTTTTTTATTGAAACATCGGTGGATGTACATCATCCCACGAAGTTGCTTGTTGTAAAGCTTTCGCTGCAGTCAGCATTGCTGCTTCTCCATATAATTTACCCAAAAGCGTAATGCTAGTAGGCGTGTTGAAACGCTTATCAAAACCCGTTGGCATACAAATAGCCGGATGACCAGTAAGATTGGTGATGGCACTTTGGCTACCACTTCCGCGTGTAGGACAAATCAGCACATCAATATCTTTCAAAGCAGCATTTACTTGTTGCATGAGTAAATAGCGGTGACGGTTGGCATTGATGTATTCCACAGCAGGAATCAGTCGGGATACACGAAAACTATTTGGCCAATCGAATTTGTTCTGCCAGGTCATTTGATCATCCAAACCGGTTCTGGTAAAATCATCAAAAGCGGCAGCACATTCAGCGCTGATCACAATATCCATCACATTGAAATTGTACACACCACTATCCGGAAAAACTATAGGAACCAATTCTACACCCATTTTACGATAAGCATCCAATACCTTCCATTCATTACGGCTGGTATCGGTGATGCGATCGAAATAATTTTTTGCGTAGCCTACTTTCAGTTTTTTGATATCGCCTTTAGGCTGATAATTGAAAGGTATGCTTACTGCACTCAGGTCTTTATTATCTGCACCATGAATAAACGAAAACACCAAAGCTGCATCTTCTGCACTGCGGGTGATGGGACCCACTTTGTCGAGACTCCAACTTAAAGTCATGCCACCTGCTCTGCTCACGCGACCAAATGTTGGACGAAAACCTGTTGCACCACAAGTTGATGATGGTGATATGATAGAGCCCCAGGTTTCTGTACCGATGGCAAAGGGCACGAGACCGGCAACAGTTGCTGAAGCAGAACCTGCAGAAGAGCCTGATGAACCGTAGCGCAGGTTCCATGGGTTATTGGTGCGGCCACCATACCAACGATCGCCCATGGCCAAAGCACCTAAAGTGAATTTAGCCACCAACACCGCACCTGCATCGCGCAGTTTATTGTACACAGTGGCGTCTTCGTCAATGATTTGATCTTTATACGGTGCTGCGCCCCAGGTAGTCTTGGTGCCTTTAACGGCAAACAAATCTTTCAAGCCATAAGGAATACCATGCAGCGGGCCCTTGTACTTGCCTTTTGCAATCAGTGCATCTGCTTCTTTGGCTTGTTGCATGGCAATCTCTTCTGTTACAGAAATCACACACTGCAGGGTATCGCCATATTTTCTAATACGCTCAATGAAGAACTTAGTCAGCTCAACAGAACTAATCTTTTTGTTCTTGATCAGTGAAGCCAATTGCATAACTGAATAAAAAGCCAATTCATTTCTATTCGCAGGCAGCGATACGTTCGCAGGTATTTCCCAATTGATGGGTTGTTGCTTCAAATCGAATTGCATACCTGCTACAACCGGACTTTGCCACATGCTCATGGGCGTGCTATTATTGAGCGGGTATTTGTGCATCTTCCGAATCTCAAATACATTCTCTTTTACGCCATCAAACATAGAGTCGATTTCCTGTTGCGTAAAGCTGAGGTCGGCAAACTTCGCAACAACAGGAATCTCCGATTTACGAATCGTGTCCTGAGCCTGTAGCTGAGCGGTTGTTGCGCACAATACAAATAAGCATAGTAGTTTTCTCATTGCAGTTTTGTTATTTGATCAATTTCACCCAAACATAATCATCCATGATCACTCCGTTTTTGATCACGGCTTTTCTGCGGATGCCTTCTAAATAAAATCCATTCTTTTGTAACACACGCATACTGGCTTTGTTTGTTTCAAAGACTTCCGCATAAATGCGCACTATAGTAAACTCCTTTTCGATATACTCTACCAATAAGCGCGTAGCTTCCGTTGCAATACCCTTTCCCCAGAATTCTTCACCGATAAAATATCCGATCTCTACACTCATTCTATATACATCATCCTTAGGTACAATGCCAATATTACCGGCAATTCTACCCTGAAACAAAATAGCAAAATTGAGAATGGGTCTTGTTTTTCGAATGCTCTCCAACCAGTTCATGGCATCCAGTACCGTGTAAGGTGTTGGAAAATAATCGCGCACATTATCCCACACTTTTCTATTATTCGCAATAGCCGCCAAAGCCTGTGCGTCTTCCTGTTGCCAGGGGCGCAAAATAATCTTGCTCATGCCTTAAAATTATTGCATTTATGGCTTGTTGCCATAAACTGCTGAGCGAGAAAAATAGGCAGTTAGCGGAAATAATACAACAATAATAATCGCTGAGATAAACGGTATTCCCAACCACAATAAGAGCCCCAAAATCAGCAAGAGATACCATGGGTAAAGCAACAATAAAGCGCCAAAGAGTACTGAATCATAAAATACTGTGCCTTTGGTTTTTTGTCGGATAAACTGACTGATGGGATAATAGACAGGCGCATGTAGCAACCTCGTCAATAGCAATAAAAAAGTATTTGTGTTTGTCTGTACAGGCACACGGCTTTTCATCAGCTGATTGATTTGCGCATACAAGACATCATTGAAAGTCTTGAGTTGCCGGGGCAATACTGTTTCCTTTGGAAAATCATCTCTACTCAATACCGGACCCGTGATAATCTGCAAGGATTTACCTACACCATGCAAGGTTTCATAATACAAGCCCACCGGCAATACTTTGGTAGGCACGCCTTCATCCCAGCTGCCCTGCACAATTCGGGCAGTGCCTTTTTTGAAAGGCTGTAGTTCGTGACTCAGCACACAAATGCCTTCTATAAAAATGATGACAATGCCTTTGTTGCGCAGAATAGCTTTACAGGCATTAAAAGTTTCTTCGTTCTCATGCAAATGATCTTTTCCTTCACTGAGGCGGTGAACAGGTATCACATGCAGGCTGGAAAGAATTTTTTTATACAAAGGCTTCTTCCGAAACACATCGCCTCTGGCCAGAAAATAAGCGGGTGATGCACACTGTGTAGCGATGGCGATACCATCTAAGAAAGAATCGGGGTGGTTTGCCACGATCATCAATGGCCCTTTCAACTGATTCAACCCTGTTTGACCAGATACACGGATGTCTGAAAAGAATATCCTCAGACAAGATTGCACAAGGGGTTTGACGAGTGGATACAGCAAGCTTCAGAATTGTAGAAGCACCTACCGCGTTCCAAATTTGATGATGCCTGTGACGGCAGCACCTGTACCGCGACCGATATTCTTACCGGAAAGATCAGCAAACACACTGAAGTTTATCGAAGTGGTTTCGTTGATTTTTCTGGACAATGCCGGAGTAATGCGGAAGGTTGAATAATAGCGGTTGATGAAGGGGTTATTGGGATCGAAATCGCGATTACGGCTGGTAGAGTTGTTGCTGCTCAGCGTTACGGTAAGTTTCCAGCTTTCATCTAATGGCATACCAAACAAGGCGTCAAAGAATACTTGCGTAGGACCAACTGAATCGAAGAACTGTCGGATACCTGCAGAGATATCCCAATAGGTATTCTTCAATCTGGTTCTGTTGGTACCGGAGAAACCCAGCTTCACCTCTGCAC is drawn from Chitinophagales bacterium and contains these coding sequences:
- the uvrB gene encoding excinuclease ABC subunit UvrB, whose amino-acid sequence is MPFELHAPYQPSGDQPSAIRQLTDTILEGEQFQTLLGVTGSGKTFTMANVIQNVQRPTLVLTHNKTLVAQLYGEFKQFFPNNAVGYFVSYYDYYQPEAYMPVSDTYIEKDLSINEELDKLRLQATSELLSGRRDIIVVASVSCIYGMGNPTEFENGIIRIHKGQVISRQGFLHALVGSLYSRSQGDFNRGTFRVKGDTVDINLPYVDYGYRITFFGDEIEEIESIEKTTAKRIGTMDNAAIFPANLYLAPKDMMQQIMHEIQDEMMLQVEYFKNNGKVIEAQRLKERVEYDLEMMRELGYCNGIENYSRFFDRRRPGTRPFCLLDYFPKDFLCIIDESHQTIPQVAGMYGGDRSRKMVLVDYGFRLPSALDNRPLNFHEFENLIGQTVFVSATPGDYELEKTGGVVVEQVVRPTGLLDPPIEIRPSVNQIDDLLDEIDKRVKKGDRVLVTTLTKRMAEEMDKYLGRIRIKSKYIHSDVDTLERVEILRQLRLGEIDVLVGVNLLREGLDLPEVSLVAILDADKEGFLRNEKSLTQTAGRAARNVEGLVIFYADTMTESMQRTIDETNRRREKQIAYNIEHGITPKTVKKSIEQIMKQTSVLDIKGYDEKNPYAMVDEGVVNAAAEEQYEYKTIPQLEKVIAKTRKEMEKAARDLDFMEAARLRDMLFAYEKELKTLQK
- a CDS encoding glycosyl hydrolase 53 family protein, with translation MKKMLWLIVPAALLMSSCAKSQTAPQTDSNYTWNQFSMGVDLSYVNAIEDAGGKYFQSSVAKDPFAIMQSMGANTVRVRIWHNPQWLAALNNNRFYSDLYDAEKTIRRAKTLGMAVNLDFHYSDDWADPAHQNIPAAWQNANLAVLKDSVYQYTLRVLNYLAAKNLTPEMVQVGNETNGGMLWPIGRINNDQNWSSFGQLINSGVKAVRNFSASSSIKPKIILHVAQIQNTRGWIQSLQQKGNVADYDILGVSHYYKWSDVNNMNSISDSVRSLRNYTGKDVMIVETAFPWTNDNADNYNNMLYQTTSEVAGYAISPAGQAAYLRDLTQAVITGGGKGVMYWEPAWITSNLRDPWGVGSTWENATYFDFRGNLLTGIDYMKRKYIFPR
- a CDS encoding esterase-like activity of phytase family protein, whose amino-acid sequence is MKRICFSILLTASLLLAKAQSPFSMRYKGMFVLPYNTNVQQTLVGGLSGIDYDAKQDLYYLICDDRSAINPARFYTASIKLSNKGIDTVLIKDVFFLKDAAGQNFPNNKQDKFNVPDPEAMRIAHKDNLLVWSSEGERTVNVRDTILSDPAIYVVDRQGGYKSKIALPDNLRMRVTEAGPRQNGVLEGMSFHPNGHHLFVSLEEPRYEDGPRADLRDTTAYVRFYDINWATKKFQGEYAYQLDPVATIPTPANAFRVNGIPDIFSLGNGQFLVIERSFSTGRVQCTIKVFLADFSKATDIRNITSLSANSQFTPATKKLLLNMDSLGVFIDNIEGVCWGPKLPNGKRSLIFVADNNFSPLQQTQFFLFEVD
- a CDS encoding M28 family peptidase, with the protein product MRKSLFSAALLLAASAFAQQPITGFSAKAAQEQAALEAKFDAQLSAQRIGQYIKDMSSRPHHVGSPGGEAVAQYLLSKFKSFGLDARIETYQVLFPTPKTRVLEMTGPTTYKAILKEPALKEDATSAQTKEQLDIYNCWSADGDVSGELVYVNFGLPEDYEKLASMGIDVKGKIVIARYGRSWRGIKPKVAQEHGAVGCIIYSDPKEDGYYQGDVYPKGAWKNEYGAQRGSVMDMVIYPGDPLTPNVGATADAKRLKREEATNLLKIPVLPIGYKDALPLLSALEGPVVPEEWRGALPITYHAGPGKAKVHLKLEFDWQIRPAHNVIAMVKGAQYPDQWVIRGNHHDAWVNGADDPISGMAALLEEAYAVGELMKTGWRPKRTMVFCGWDAEEPGLLGSTEWVEDHAKELQEKTVVYINSDGNSRGFLGAGGSHALETFVTEVARDIEDPQTKVSVLERKKAQEAARAGSVAAKKAALSSKGLKLGALGSGSDYSPFFQHLGIPSLNIGYGGEGEGGSYHSIYDSYDHYARFKDPGFAYCHALAKTTGRAALRMANADIVPFDFRSLHKTIQGYAGEVMALTDQLRETTAVENQLIAEKKYVLAADPTEVYHAPTAKEPVPYLDFSSLQNALAALEKAANSNATAIAKQQGSASLNQALYKAEQVLLSPNGLPRRAWYRHTIYAPGFYTGYGVKTLPGIREAIEQREWKEAQEQIKITAAAIQDLANYLAAIK
- a CDS encoding serine hydrolase; the encoded protein is MSHRLRILLLALLPLAVLAQKKYYPDADWQTKTPAELGMNTQLVDSAIRLAINSETKMDVDLRLANYKAYVREPGYQILGPMKDRGKPAGLIIKNGYIIGQWGDVQRVDMTFSVAKSYLSTVAGLAADAKLIRSVDEPVRNYVWNEYFEGPHNSKVTWRHLLTQSSDWSGCLFGVCDWADRPPREGSIDDWRNRKLIEPGTVFEYNDVRVNLLAYSLLQVFRKPLPTVFKEKIMDPIGASTTWRWYGYENSYVPMDGLMVQSISGGGHFGGGLFINTVDHARFGLLFARHGMWKEQQLISKSWIDAAHQPSAANKAYGYLWWTNEDDRLKGFPKQLFYANGFGGNYIVIDQEKDLVIVARWLDDSKLSDLVNLVEKAITK
- a CDS encoding amidase produces the protein MRKLLCLFVLCATTAQLQAQDTIRKSEIPVVAKFADLSFTQQEIDSMFDGVKENVFEIRKMHKYPLNNSTPMSMWQSPVVAGMQFDLKQQPINWEIPANVSLPANRNELAFYSVMQLASLIKNKKISSVELTKFFIERIRKYGDTLQCVISVTEEIAMQQAKEADALIAKGKYKGPLHGIPYGLKDLFAVKGTKTTWGAAPYKDQIIDEDATVYNKLRDAGAVLVAKFTLGALAMGDRWYGGRTNNPWNLRYGSSGSSAGSASATVAGLVPFAIGTETWGSIISPSSTCGATGFRPTFGRVSRAGGMTLSWSLDKVGPITRSAEDAALVFSFIHGADNKDLSAVSIPFNYQPKGDIKKLKVGYAKNYFDRITDTSRNEWKVLDAYRKMGVELVPIVFPDSGVYNFNVMDIVISAECAAAFDDFTRTGLDDQMTWQNKFDWPNSFRVSRLIPAVEYINANRHRYLLMQQVNAALKDIDVLICPTRGSGSQSAITNLTGHPAICMPTGFDKRFNTPTSITLLGKLYGEAAMLTAAKALQQATSWDDVHPPMFQ